The Pseudodesulfovibrio cashew genomic sequence CCACCAGGACTCTTCTTGGCACCATCTCGGAACTACCGGAGATTCGTAACGGAGATCCCGTCGGTTCCAGACGTATCCTGAGCACACTGCTCAAGGCCAACCCAATCTATACAAACGCCATCCTGGTGGACCTGGCAGGCAAGGTCGTGGCCATGGGGCGGGGCCAGGACAAGGGGTTGAATTTTTCTGATCGGAAGCAGTTCAGGGACGCTGTCCGGACAAAGCGGTTCGCCAGCGGCGAGTTCGTCATCGGTAAGCAGACCGGGAATTCCATCTTTCCTTTTGGCATGCCTGTCCTGAACGAGGATGGCGGGGTCGAAGGCGTCGTGCTTATCGGCGTGGACCTGGAGGTGTTCGGCGGCCTGTATGACAAATCCCGATATCCCGGGGGCGCCTTTTTCGGACTGTGCGATCATCGGGGCCTGCGCCTGTATCGGCACCCGATGCCCGAAGGGCTCAATCTGGGCGACCCCATCGTCAGGCGGGTGTTCGAGGCTGCGAAAGGTGAGGACAGGCCTGGTCTGCTCAATGCCGTGACCTCGGAAGGCGTGCCCCGGATAGTGGCTTTCGAGCCGTTGCGCCTCACGCCGGACGATCCTCCCTACATGTACATGTTCATGGGATTGGATCATGCGAGCATCGTGGCCAGGGCCAACCGGTCGCTGTTGTATGGTGCCGTGGTCGCGGTGATTTCGTTGTGCTGCGCATTGTTGTTCGCCTGGCTTCTCGGTTGGAAGGCTATTGCCGCCAAGATCGACCGGTTGGCCCTGGCCGCCCGTCGGTTGGGCCGGGGCGAGGAAGGGGTCTCCAGCGGCGTCCCCTACGAAGACGGCGAGATCGGGCAGTTGGCGCAATCTTTCGATACCATGTCGGTGCTACTCAAGAAACGCGAAGTGGATCTTCACGCGGCCAAGGAGGCGGCCGAGGCAGCCAACAAGGCCAAGGATGAGTTTCTGGCAAATATCAGCCACGAGGTGCGCACGCCTCTCAATGGCGTGATGGGCATGCTGCAACTGGCAAAGGAGGCAGCCGTATGTGAGGAGCAACGCTCATATCTGAATACGGCGCTGGATTCCTCCCGTAGCCTGCTCCGCGTGCTCAACGACCTGCTCGACTTCATTAAGGTCGGAGCGGGCAAGCTTGAACTGCTGGAGGAGCCTTTTGACCTCAAGGAGTTGCT encodes the following:
- a CDS encoding response regulator, yielding MHGSIRKKLIFLVLLATLPVFAVLLVNQVNERNDDVRLAEQDIIIFLHGFSEVQRGITDSTRTLLGTISELPEIRNGDPVGSRRILSTLLKANPIYTNAILVDLAGKVVAMGRGQDKGLNFSDRKQFRDAVRTKRFASGEFVIGKQTGNSIFPFGMPVLNEDGGVEGVVLIGVDLEVFGGLYDKSRYPGGAFFGLCDHRGLRLYRHPMPEGLNLGDPIVRRVFEAAKGEDRPGLLNAVTSEGVPRIVAFEPLRLTPDDPPYMYMFMGLDHASIVARANRSLLYGAVVAVISLCCALLFAWLLGWKAIAAKIDRLALAARRLGRGEEGVSSGVPYEDGEIGQLAQSFDTMSVLLKKREVDLHAAKEAAEAANKAKDEFLANISHEVRTPLNGVMGMLQLAKEAAVCEEQRSYLNTALDSSRSLLRVLNDLLDFIKVGAGKLELLEEPFDLKELLEQVAGLFRQQVAEKGVSLETEIHSCASGYYLGDAGRLRQVMFNLMGNAIKFTHTGSITIEVSAEAEGKEGIVRLDFAIKDTGVGIPEDKLEYIFDAFTQVDGSLSREYQGTGLGLPIVKNLVSLMGGKCVLKSTVGKGTMVFFSVKMLRGRKPGGEAPVRVRPVESPPLRILLVEDERVNRIMARSLLDKMGHTVVTAENGAAALGVLLEQSVDVVLMDIQMPVMDGLEATRIIRTSPEHRGHATVPVIALSAHAADHDKQRARKAGVNEYLTKPFEKEALMRVLLTVIPGGE